The following are encoded in a window of Vigna unguiculata cultivar IT97K-499-35 chromosome 8, ASM411807v1, whole genome shotgun sequence genomic DNA:
- the LOC114194887 gene encoding uncharacterized protein LOC114194887 — MPLDEEWRCRKFENGLRGDLRLMVAPLSIKDFAALVEKARVMEKMKGSRESSSQQNRIQCYQCGGPHKKSVCPQLAGFKKCNNCGKEGHFGRDCPTLARVVTRPPVQTPAQKQQRHRGNNPQAIDRVYAMTEAEAAGSGNLVMGDCLIVGKDCCVLYDSGATHSFVSDACVKKLSLPVCELQCELVVSTPASGLVRTSSVCTRCPVEVEGHKYKVNLICLPLEELEVILGMDWLSVNRIVIDCREKKLFFPNTEEPELLTSQGVEKELQGGAQCYIIFTHLEVGKEEETFVIPVVQDFGDVFPEEVPWLPPHREVEFSIDLVPGIGLVSMAPYRMAPTELVELKKHIEELL, encoded by the exons ATGCCACTGGATGAAgagtggcgatgcaggaagttCGAGAACGGCCTCCGTGGAGACCTCCGTCTGATGGTGGCCCCACTATCCATCAAAGACTTTGCCGCTTTGGTGGAAAAGGCAAGGGtcatggagaagatgaag GGGTCTAGGGAGTCTTCTTCCCAGCAGAACAGGATTCAGTGCTACCAGTGTGGAGGACCGCACAAGAAGAGTGTCTGCCCCCAGCTTGCAGGCTTCAAGAAATGCAACAACTGTGgtaaggaaggccactttgggagggACTGCCCCACCCTTGCTAGAGTAGTGACGCGACCTCCAGTACAGACTCCTGCGCAGAAGCAGCAGAGGCACAGAGGCAACAACCCTCAGGCGATTGATAGAGTATACGCCATGACCGAAGCAGAGGcagcaggttcaggtaacctcgTTATGGGTGATTGTTTGATAGTTGGAAAAGATTGTTGTGTGTTATATGactctggagcgacacactcatttGTGTCAGATGCATGTGTGAAAAAGTTGAGTCTGCCGGTGTGTGAGCTGCAGTGTGAACTTGTGGTGTCTACTCCGGCATCAGGTTTAGTCAGGACATCGTCTGTGTGTACTAGGTGTCCAGTGGAGGTGGAGGGACACAAGTATAAAGTAAATCTGATCTGCTTACCTCTAGAGGAGTTAGAggtgatcttgggaatggattggctctctgtcAATCGCATTGTTATAGATTGTCGAGAGAAGAAGTTGTTTTTCCCCAACACGGAGGAGCCTGAATTGTTGACATCTCAGGGAGTTGAGAAAGAACTACAAGGGGGTGCACAGTGTTACATAATCTTCACGCATCTAGAAGTAGGGAAAGAGGAGGAGACGTTCGTTATTCCGGTGGTGCAGGACTTCGGGGACGTATTTCCAGAGGAAGTACCATGGTTACCTCCCCacagagaggtggagttctctatcgaTTTAGTGCCGGGGATAGGTCTGGTGTCGATGGCTCCATACCGCATGGCTCCAACAGAGTTGGTCGAACTTAAGAAACATATTGAGGAGCTTTTGTGA